In Xyrauchen texanus isolate HMW12.3.18 chromosome 14, RBS_HiC_50CHRs, whole genome shotgun sequence, the following are encoded in one genomic region:
- the LOC127654635 gene encoding CASP8 and FADD-like apoptosis regulator isoform X2, with translation MSGQLHQTIIQIIDELSTDECKRICYLCGTLDTDTFSADPRGMLQSVLCQIRMDYMFLTELILKIKRCDLLRNVLSTNKSTVEGMLKHGHAVSEYRLLMADVSEDISTEDLKSLTFLLRDTLPKHKLENVQSFLDIVVDLEKLDQLSSEKMDMIEHCLRSIHRVDLAKKISRYQQRGLMANQGTSPSDRLKLDRCRKASENNPFGLSSVSSNVWQVPKLCDKKTAVKKEASSSCFQQDEVYSMQSDPRGVCLIIDCVGTEGDQLAKTFKGLHFHVIMHKLLSVRDMLSTLTEVARQREHYKTCVFVCCIISRSHSSDLLATDSHGPGLSLDTIRHLFTPTSCPSLAGKPKLFFIQSYDVSEPQGCAGYMGCGDLEDLETDGPVTYCRARTVPADADIFWSHCWTGGKKLEIPNHQSVYLQALRSSLTEGQKRRTHLVDVHMVVNRAVFEHNNKSSDFSYYLNLRHTLRKNVYLS, from the exons ATGTCTGGGCAGTTGCATCAAACCATCATTCAAATCATAGATGAGCTCAGCACCGATGAATGTAAGCGCATCTGTTACCTGTGTGGGACTCTTGACACGGACACGTTCTCTGCAGATCCCAGAGGAATGTTACAGTCTGTGTTGTGCCAGATAAGGATGGATTATATGTTTCTCACCGAGCTCATTCTGAAGATAAAACGTTGTGATCTGCTGAGAAATGTGCTGAGTACCAACAAGAGTACGGTTGAGGGAATGTTAAAACATGGACATGCTGTATCTGAATACAG ATTACTGATGGCTGATGTCAGTGAGGATATATCCACTGAAGACCTGAAGTCATTAACATTCTTACTGAGAGACACTTTACCAAAACATAAACTGGAAAATGTCCAG AGTTTTTTAGACATTGTGGTGGATCTGGAGAAGCTCGACCAGCTCTCCAGTGAGAAGATGGACATGATCGAACACTGCCTGAGGTCCATTCACAGGGTTGATCTAGCTAAAAAGATCAGCCGTTACCAGCAGAGAG GATTAATGGCAAACCAAGGGACTTCCCCATCAGACAGACTGAAACTCGACCGATGCAGAAAGGCATCT GAGAATAACCCATTTGGTTTGTCATCAGTTTCCAGCAATGTTTGGCAGGTTCCTAAACTCTGTG aTAAGAAGACAGCTGTGAAGAAAGAAGCAAGTAGCTCCTGTTTCCAG CAGGATGAAGTATACAGTATGCAGAGCGATCCCAGGGGAGTGTGTTTAATCATAGACTGTGTCGGCACTGAAGGAG ACCAGCTGGCAAAAACATTTAAGGGCTTACACTTCCATGTAATCATGCACAAGCTGCTGAGTGTCAGAGACATGCTGTCCACTCTGACGGAAGTGGCCCGACAGCGGGAGCACTACAagacatgtgtgtttgtctgctgCATTATCAGCCGAAGCCACTCGTCAGACCTGCTGGCCACTGACTCCCATGGCCCAGGACTGAGCCTGGACACAATCAGGCACTTGTTCACCCCAACCTCATGCCCTAGCCTGGCAGGCAAGCCTAAACTCTTCTTTATCCAGAGCTATGATGTATCAGAGCCTCAGGGGTGTGCTGGGTATATGGGGTGTGGAGATCTGGAAGATTTGGAGACAGATGGGCCTGTCACCTACTGCAGGGCGAGAACTGTCCCAGCTGATGCAGATATCTTCTGGAGCCACTGCTGGACTGGAGGGAAGAAACTGGAGATACCAAACCACCAGTCTGTGTACCTGCAAGCTCTGCGATCCTCCTTAACTGAGGGACAGAAAAG gAGGACTCATTTGGTAGATGTGCACATGGTGGTGAATCGTGCAGTATTTGAGCACAATAACAAATCTTCAGATTTCTCTTACTATTTAAATCTAAGACACACTCTGAGGAAAAATGTCTATTTGTCATGA
- the LOC127654635 gene encoding CASP8 and FADD-like apoptosis regulator isoform X1: MSGQLHQTIIQIIDELSTDECKRICYLCGTLDTDTFSADPRGMLQSVLCQIRMDYMFLTELILKIKRCDLLRNVLSTNKSTVEGMLKHGHAVSEYRLLMADVSEDISTEDLKSLTFLLRDTLPKHKLENVQSFLDIVVDLEKLDQLSSEKMDMIEHCLRSIHRVDLAKKISRYQQRGLMANQGTSPSDRLKLDRCRKASENNPFGLSSVSSNVWQVPKLCDKKTAVKKEASSSCFQQQDEVYSMQSDPRGVCLIIDCVGTEGDQLAKTFKGLHFHVIMHKLLSVRDMLSTLTEVARQREHYKTCVFVCCIISRSHSSDLLATDSHGPGLSLDTIRHLFTPTSCPSLAGKPKLFFIQSYDVSEPQGCAGYMGCGDLEDLETDGPVTYCRARTVPADADIFWSHCWTGGKKLEIPNHQSVYLQALRSSLTEGQKRRTHLVDVHMVVNRAVFEHNNKSSDFSYYLNLRHTLRKNVYLS, translated from the exons ATGTCTGGGCAGTTGCATCAAACCATCATTCAAATCATAGATGAGCTCAGCACCGATGAATGTAAGCGCATCTGTTACCTGTGTGGGACTCTTGACACGGACACGTTCTCTGCAGATCCCAGAGGAATGTTACAGTCTGTGTTGTGCCAGATAAGGATGGATTATATGTTTCTCACCGAGCTCATTCTGAAGATAAAACGTTGTGATCTGCTGAGAAATGTGCTGAGTACCAACAAGAGTACGGTTGAGGGAATGTTAAAACATGGACATGCTGTATCTGAATACAG ATTACTGATGGCTGATGTCAGTGAGGATATATCCACTGAAGACCTGAAGTCATTAACATTCTTACTGAGAGACACTTTACCAAAACATAAACTGGAAAATGTCCAG AGTTTTTTAGACATTGTGGTGGATCTGGAGAAGCTCGACCAGCTCTCCAGTGAGAAGATGGACATGATCGAACACTGCCTGAGGTCCATTCACAGGGTTGATCTAGCTAAAAAGATCAGCCGTTACCAGCAGAGAG GATTAATGGCAAACCAAGGGACTTCCCCATCAGACAGACTGAAACTCGACCGATGCAGAAAGGCATCT GAGAATAACCCATTTGGTTTGTCATCAGTTTCCAGCAATGTTTGGCAGGTTCCTAAACTCTGTG aTAAGAAGACAGCTGTGAAGAAAGAAGCAAGTAGCTCCTGTTTCCAG CAGCAGGATGAAGTATACAGTATGCAGAGCGATCCCAGGGGAGTGTGTTTAATCATAGACTGTGTCGGCACTGAAGGAG ACCAGCTGGCAAAAACATTTAAGGGCTTACACTTCCATGTAATCATGCACAAGCTGCTGAGTGTCAGAGACATGCTGTCCACTCTGACGGAAGTGGCCCGACAGCGGGAGCACTACAagacatgtgtgtttgtctgctgCATTATCAGCCGAAGCCACTCGTCAGACCTGCTGGCCACTGACTCCCATGGCCCAGGACTGAGCCTGGACACAATCAGGCACTTGTTCACCCCAACCTCATGCCCTAGCCTGGCAGGCAAGCCTAAACTCTTCTTTATCCAGAGCTATGATGTATCAGAGCCTCAGGGGTGTGCTGGGTATATGGGGTGTGGAGATCTGGAAGATTTGGAGACAGATGGGCCTGTCACCTACTGCAGGGCGAGAACTGTCCCAGCTGATGCAGATATCTTCTGGAGCCACTGCTGGACTGGAGGGAAGAAACTGGAGATACCAAACCACCAGTCTGTGTACCTGCAAGCTCTGCGATCCTCCTTAACTGAGGGACAGAAAAG gAGGACTCATTTGGTAGATGTGCACATGGTGGTGAATCGTGCAGTATTTGAGCACAATAACAAATCTTCAGATTTCTCTTACTATTTAAATCTAAGACACACTCTGAGGAAAAATGTCTATTTGTCATGA